From Cannabis sativa cultivar Pink pepper isolate KNU-18-1 chromosome 8, ASM2916894v1, whole genome shotgun sequence, a single genomic window includes:
- the LOC115698964 gene encoding F-box protein SNE yields the protein MHQNDVGVVAAYRDYTKRQAFCINDHIDILIEVLKRLDGASLGVAACVCRLWCALARNDSLWEHLCFRHVSSPPPPSVRPVVVALGGYKRLYMVCVRPVLSRLGGDSGVLRRRIWTRDEVQLSLSLFCVDYYERLGKLGGGGGDASASSLMFLCKPVNV from the coding sequence ATGCACCAAAACGACGTCGGAGTAGTAGCAGCATATAGAGATTACACAAAACGACAAGCGTTTTGCATAAACGACCACATTGACATCCTCATAGAGGTCCTGAAGCGACTAGACGGGGCCTCGCTGGGCGTGGCCGCCTGCGTGTGCCGACTCTGGTGCGCTCTCGCTCGCAACGACTCGCTATGGGAACACCTCTGCTTTCGCCACGTGTCATCTCCGCCGCCTCCTTCGGTGCGGCCCGTGGTGGTGGCGCTGGGCGGGTACAAGCGGCTCTACATGGTCTGCGTCCGTCCCGTGCTGAGTCGACTCGGCGGAGACTCGGGCGTTCTCCGTCGCCGAATCTGGACTCGGGACGAGGTccaactctctctctcgctcttcTGCGTCGACTACTACGAGAGGCTTGGTAAGCTCGGCGGCGGTGGCGGTGATGCCTCTGCTTCGTCTCTCATGTTCCTGTGCAAGCCTGTGAACGTTTGA
- the LOC115700693 gene encoding pentatricopeptide repeat-containing protein At1g74900, mitochondrial: MSTMLCRTPQKKIPIHVPKPIFSIPCRSLSAMPPAAAELEQVAAMAELILKAAPETLPETLLNSTLDWSPDLVDKILKRLWNHGPKALQFFRVLDRHPKYAHSSSSFDHAIDIAARLRDYKTVWTLVARMRSRRLGPEPKTFAIIAERYAAAGKPDRAVKVFLSMHEHGCPQDLNSFNAFLDVLCKSNRVEKAYNLLKVFRTKFKVDTISYNIIANGWCLVKRTPKALEILEEMVKRGLNPSLTTYNIMLKGYLRAGQIKEAWDFFMEMKRRDCEIDVVTYTTLVHGFGVVGEIAKARKIFNEMVGEGVLPSVATYNALIQVLCKKDSVENAIAVFEEMVKKGYVPNSITYTVLIRGLCHAGQMERAMEFMDRMKGDDCEPNVQIYTIVLRYFCEAGEIEKGLNVFEKMSSANCLPNLDTYNVLISAMFVRKRSEDLLIAGKLLIEMVDRGFLPRRLTFHRVLDGLLLTGNQAFAREILRLQTKCGRLPRQFKL; the protein is encoded by the coding sequence ATGTCCACCATGCTTTGTAGAACCCCACAAAAGAAAATCCCAATCCATGTTCCAAAACCCATATTCTCTATTCCATGTCGCTCACTCTCTGCCATGCCACCTGCGGCGGCAGAGCTGGAACAAGTTGCTGCCATGGCCGAACTCATTCTAAAAGCTGCCCCAGAAACTCTACCCGAAACTCTTCTCAACTCCACTTTAGATTGGTCCCCGGACCTAGTTGATAAGATCCTTAAACGACTCTGGAACCATGGACCTAAAGCCCTCCAATTTTTTAGGGTCCTCGATCGCCACCCTAAGTATGCTCACTCCTCCTCTTCATTCGACCATGCAATTGACATTGCCGCCCGTTTGCGGGACTATAAGACAGTTTGGACCCTAGTTGCTCGCATGCGCTCTCGCCGGCTCGGTCCCGAACCCAAAACTTTCGCCATTATTGCCGAGAGGTATGCCGCTGCTGGTAAGCCTGATAGAGCTGTTAAGGTCTTTTTGTCTATGCACGAACATGGTTGTCCTCAAGATTTGAATTCATTCAATGCTTTTCTTGATGTGTTATGTAAGTCAAATAGGGTAGAAAAGGCTTATAATTTGTTGAAAGTTTTCAGGACTAAGTTTAAGGTTGATACCATTAGTTATAATATAATTGCAAATGGGTGGTGTTTGGTTAAGCGAACTCCCAAGGCATTGGAGATTTTGGAAGAGATGGTGAAGAGAGGATTAAACCCAAGTTTGACTACATATAACATAATGCTTAAAGGGTATCTTAGAGCTGGTCAGATTAAGGAAGCTTGGGATTTTTTTATGGAAATGAAGAGAAGGGATTGTGAAATAGATGTTGTTACCTATACCACTTTAGTTCATGGTTTTGGTGTTGTTGGTGAGATTGCAAAAGCTCGGAAAATTTTTAATGAGATGGTTGGGGAGGGTGTGCTTCCTTCAGTTGCCACTTACAATGCTTTGATTCAAGTTTTGTGTAAGAAAGATAGTGTTGAAAATGCCATAGCTGTTTTTGAGGAGATGGTGAAGAAGGGTTATGTGCCTAATTCTATAACTTATACAGTGTTGATTAGAGGACTATGTCATGCGGGTCAGATGGAGAGGGCGATGGAGTTTATGGACCGAATGAAGGGTGATGATTGTGAGCCAAATGTACAGATATACACCATTGTGCTCCGTTACTTTTGTGAGGCTGGGGAGATTGAAAAGGGGTTGAATGTGTTTGAGAAGATGAGCAGTGCGAATTGCTTGCCCAATTTGGATACCTACAATGTTTTGATAAGTGCAATGTTTGTGAGGAAGAGATCAGAAGATTTGTTGATTGCTGGGAAATTGTTAATTGAGATGGTTGATAGAGGATTTCTACCCCGTAGGTTGACGTTCCATCGAGTTTTGGATGGACTTTTGTTAACGGGTAATCAAGCTTTTGCAAGAGAAATTTTGAGATTACAGACCAAATGTGGACGCCTTCCTCGTCAATTCAAATTATAG